In the genome of Oceaniferula marina, one region contains:
- a CDS encoding potassium channel family protein, whose protein sequence is MKALTTVLTTFLENRTSRQNLMALFRLLFVFLIIVTVFSVIFHELMEREGQHHSWVTGFYWTLTVMSTLGFGDITFSSDLGRLFSIVVLVTGVVFLLVLLPFTFIEFFYAPWMRAQQATHAPRELPATMKRHVILTLHGPITKLLVKMLKKHHHPYVVLVPTLTEALDLHENNVPVVLGEYSDPETYQKLRIEQAAMVVTTRSDIINTNVTFSVREISENIPIIASARSSAAVDALELSGVTHILNLEEMMGQALSRRVVGGDSKAHVIGVMDKLVIAEAAAAGTELVGKTIAESKIKPITGVTLVGFWNHGKLLPVAPDTQICDSSIFILGGTHDQIEKYNTAFGHQSNKKSSVVIVGGGRVGRATALALDEQEVEWKMIERLAKRVKFHDRTLVGDGSEFDLLVKAGLHEASTVIITTHDDDTNIFLTIFYRRLRKSLQIISRCTQEENVARLHRAGANVVLSYSTMSANTILNYLRGSETLLLAEGVSIFTAKTPKVLEGTTLAKSQVRSKTGCSIIATDQDGKRRINPDPDTVLHEGKSLIMIGSLAAEEKFFEIYEPEI, encoded by the coding sequence GTGAAAGCCCTCACCACTGTTCTCACTACCTTTTTGGAAAACCGGACCAGCCGTCAAAATCTGATGGCCTTATTCCGTTTGCTCTTCGTCTTTTTGATCATCGTCACGGTTTTCAGTGTGATCTTTCACGAGCTGATGGAGCGGGAGGGCCAGCACCACAGCTGGGTCACCGGCTTTTATTGGACACTGACGGTGATGTCGACGCTTGGATTTGGTGACATCACCTTTTCATCCGACCTGGGCCGGCTCTTTTCCATCGTGGTCCTGGTCACCGGTGTCGTCTTTCTGCTGGTCTTGCTTCCCTTTACCTTTATCGAGTTCTTTTACGCTCCCTGGATGCGGGCCCAACAGGCGACCCACGCCCCGCGTGAGTTGCCAGCCACAATGAAACGGCATGTTATTCTGACCCTGCACGGCCCGATCACCAAGCTGTTGGTAAAGATGTTGAAAAAACACCACCACCCGTACGTTGTACTCGTCCCAACCCTGACAGAAGCCCTGGATCTTCATGAAAACAATGTGCCCGTGGTTCTGGGGGAATACAGCGACCCCGAAACCTATCAAAAGCTCCGGATCGAGCAGGCGGCCATGGTCGTCACCACCCGATCAGACATCATCAACACCAACGTGACGTTTTCCGTCCGCGAAATCTCGGAAAACATCCCCATCATCGCCTCGGCGAGGTCAAGCGCAGCCGTGGATGCTCTCGAACTATCCGGGGTCACCCACATCCTGAATCTGGAAGAAATGATGGGGCAAGCACTGTCCCGCCGCGTGGTGGGCGGCGATTCCAAAGCCCACGTGATCGGGGTGATGGACAAACTCGTCATCGCCGAGGCTGCAGCCGCCGGCACGGAACTGGTAGGGAAAACCATCGCCGAGAGCAAGATCAAGCCGATCACCGGAGTCACGCTGGTCGGCTTCTGGAATCATGGAAAACTCTTGCCTGTGGCTCCCGACACCCAGATATGCGATTCGTCTATTTTCATCCTCGGCGGCACCCACGACCAGATCGAAAAATACAACACGGCCTTTGGCCATCAAAGCAACAAAAAGAGCAGCGTTGTCATTGTCGGAGGCGGCCGGGTGGGGCGCGCCACGGCTCTTGCACTGGACGAACAAGAAGTGGAATGGAAGATGATCGAAAGGCTGGCTAAGCGGGTGAAGTTTCACGACCGAACCCTCGTCGGTGATGGCTCCGAGTTCGACCTGTTGGTCAAAGCCGGCCTGCACGAGGCGTCCACGGTGATCATCACGACACACGACGACGACACCAATATCTTCCTAACCATCTTCTATCGCCGCTTGCGTAAAAGTCTCCAAATTATCAGTCGCTGCACCCAGGAGGAAAACGTAGCCCGCCTTCACCGGGCCGGGGCCAATGTCGTGCTGTCCTATTCCACCATGAGTGCCAACACCATCCTGAACTACCTCCGTGGCAGCGAAACCCTGCTGCTCGCCGAAGGAGTCAGCATCTTTACTGCCAAAACCCCAAAAGTCTTGGAAGGCACGACCCTGGCCAAATCCCAGGTGCGCTCCAAAACCGGCTGCTCGATTATCGCCACGGATCAGGACGGAAAACGCAGGATCAACCCCGACCCCGACACGGTGCTTCACGAAGGGAAGAGCCTCATTATGATTGGGTCACTAGCGGCTGAAGAGAAGTTCTTCGAAATCTATGAGCCCGAGATCTAA
- a CDS encoding peptide chain release factor 3 — protein MSTSTITNPVSAAAAHEISRRRTFAIISHPDAGKTTLTEKLLLYGGAIGLAGSVTSKKEQQSTSSDWMAMEKERGISVSSTVLQFEYNDCCVNLLDTPGHHDFSEDTYRVLSAVDAAVMVIDAGKGIEAQTLKLFDVCRRRGVPIFVFVNKMDRPSRPPLELLDELEKVLKLAPAPVNWPLGDGERFRGVYDREKAEVNLFERTTGGTFKAPLEVAGIEDDKVREALSDDLYETVTQEVELLDGLTEPLEIDRVLAGEQMPIYFGSAMNNFGVQNMLESFLQMAPPPAGRVSDGKMVEPNTDSFSGFVFKIQANMNPRHRDRAVFIRIVSGVFERDMQVVDQRSGKKVRLANAQKLFGQDRETLDTAYAGDILALVGNYNFLIGDTLTSAPKVVYKEMPRFTPECFTYIVNKDTANIKRYRSGMEQLMKEGVAQAYHVHGSLQAVPMLGAVGPLQFEVLQARLIAEYGVETRLEHSPWSVVQWFDEHEPDPLRRDRNAPKVHLPTGSAIARDQDGQWVVLLSSKYMLGVLHDRNDHLTFRDHAYGEE, from the coding sequence TTGAGCACTTCAACGATCACCAACCCGGTTTCCGCCGCCGCTGCACACGAAATTTCTCGGCGCCGGACCTTTGCCATCATCTCCCACCCGGATGCGGGGAAAACGACCCTCACCGAGAAGCTTTTGCTCTACGGGGGGGCCATTGGCCTGGCCGGGAGTGTCACGTCTAAAAAAGAACAACAATCGACCTCCAGCGACTGGATGGCGATGGAGAAGGAGCGGGGGATTTCGGTTTCCTCGACAGTGCTGCAATTTGAATACAACGATTGCTGTGTCAATCTGCTCGACACTCCGGGTCACCATGATTTTTCTGAAGACACCTACCGGGTGCTTTCGGCGGTGGATGCCGCGGTGATGGTGATCGACGCCGGTAAGGGGATCGAGGCGCAGACCTTGAAGCTGTTTGACGTTTGCCGTCGGCGTGGCGTCCCCATTTTTGTGTTCGTCAATAAAATGGATCGTCCCTCACGTCCACCGCTGGAATTGCTCGACGAGTTGGAAAAGGTGCTCAAATTGGCCCCGGCACCGGTCAACTGGCCGCTTGGTGACGGAGAGCGCTTCCGTGGCGTGTATGATCGCGAAAAAGCCGAGGTGAACCTGTTTGAACGAACCACGGGTGGAACGTTTAAGGCGCCTCTTGAAGTTGCCGGGATCGAGGATGACAAAGTCCGCGAGGCCTTGAGTGATGACCTTTATGAGACAGTGACCCAGGAAGTGGAATTGCTCGATGGCCTGACCGAGCCCTTGGAGATTGATCGGGTTCTGGCCGGTGAACAGATGCCGATTTATTTTGGGAGCGCGATGAACAACTTCGGGGTGCAGAACATGCTGGAGAGCTTTCTGCAAATGGCACCACCACCTGCCGGGCGCGTCAGTGATGGCAAGATGGTAGAGCCGAATACAGATAGTTTCTCAGGATTTGTTTTCAAAATTCAGGCCAACATGAACCCGCGGCACCGCGACCGGGCGGTCTTTATTCGGATTGTTTCCGGTGTGTTCGAGCGGGATATGCAGGTGGTCGACCAGCGCAGCGGTAAAAAAGTCAGACTCGCCAATGCCCAAAAGTTGTTTGGTCAGGACCGAGAGACCTTGGATACCGCCTACGCTGGTGACATCCTTGCCTTGGTGGGTAATTATAATTTCCTCATCGGTGACACTCTGACGAGCGCCCCCAAGGTGGTTTATAAAGAGATGCCCCGTTTCACTCCGGAGTGTTTCACCTACATCGTCAACAAGGATACAGCCAATATCAAACGTTACCGATCAGGGATGGAGCAGTTGATGAAAGAAGGTGTGGCCCAGGCATACCACGTGCATGGAAGTCTTCAGGCTGTTCCGATGTTAGGAGCTGTGGGACCTCTCCAGTTTGAGGTGTTGCAAGCTCGCCTGATCGCAGAGTATGGGGTCGAAACCCGGCTGGAACATTCGCCATGGTCGGTTGTTCAGTGGTTTGATGAACACGAGCCTGATCCCTTGAGACGTGATCGCAATGCCCCCAAGGTTCATCTACCGACCGGATCGGCCATCGCTCGTGACCAGGACGGGCAGTGGGTCGTGTTACTTTCGTCCAAATATATGCTGGGCGTTTTGCACGACCGGAATGATCACCTGACATTCCGGGACCACGCATATGGGGAGGAGTAG
- a CDS encoding DUF3365 domain-containing protein, which yields MKCVVLFTVMVLCACSSKPKVEDVGISEASFRSYHYQVLYDFFGGQGFDKANLSSHSHHLMQVQEVQKVFTSAEADLSGVLFVDCKDKEKIKISAFPTREDLDDQTRKLNDTEKKALASLLSKKEGYAGYREKGSEVHSFMWPVRAIHETCVTCHGGEKGALLGAIVYQFSE from the coding sequence ATGAAATGTGTCGTCTTATTCACCGTCATGGTTTTATGTGCTTGTTCGTCCAAGCCGAAGGTCGAAGATGTAGGGATAAGTGAAGCGTCGTTTCGCTCATACCATTACCAAGTGCTGTATGATTTTTTCGGTGGGCAGGGATTTGATAAAGCGAACCTTAGCTCTCATTCACACCACCTGATGCAGGTTCAAGAGGTGCAGAAAGTCTTTACATCCGCTGAGGCCGATCTATCAGGCGTGCTTTTTGTCGATTGTAAGGACAAAGAAAAAATAAAAATATCAGCATTCCCTACCCGTGAAGATTTAGACGACCAAACGAGAAAACTCAACGATACCGAAAAAAAGGCTCTCGCAAGCTTGTTATCAAAAAAGGAAGGCTATGCGGGATACCGGGAAAAAGGCTCAGAAGTCCATTCATTTATGTGGCCTGTCCGCGCCATTCATGAGACATGTGTCACATGCCATGGGGGTGAAAAAGGAGCCTTATTGGGAGCGATTGTTTATCAGTTTTCTGAGTGA
- a CDS encoding 3-keto-disaccharide hydrolase, which produces MKTTTLCFAIATCCLFAACSKKTESSNQPTDATASENLLDAWSYVLVDEDVKKEDVWSEKDGVIICKGEPLGYLVTKESYQDFKLELDWRWAPGTAPGNSGVLLRIAGEPATFMPKCVEAQLKSGSAGDLWAFFGASMEGEPSRFREIKDHKDLGDFKGIAKIKAAEKAPGEWNHYEITLSGGKINVVVNGEAVNQASGLDVLSGPIGLQSEGGEIHFRNFKVTPQ; this is translated from the coding sequence ATGAAAACCACCACTCTCTGCTTCGCCATTGCCACATGTTGCCTTTTTGCTGCATGCTCGAAAAAGACAGAATCGTCCAATCAGCCAACGGATGCAACAGCTTCTGAGAACCTGCTCGATGCATGGTCCTATGTTCTCGTGGATGAGGACGTCAAAAAAGAAGATGTCTGGAGCGAAAAAGATGGTGTGATCATCTGCAAAGGAGAACCCTTGGGCTATTTGGTAACCAAAGAGTCCTATCAGGATTTCAAACTGGAGTTGGACTGGCGTTGGGCACCCGGAACCGCACCCGGCAACAGCGGTGTGCTCCTGCGGATCGCTGGAGAACCCGCGACCTTCATGCCGAAGTGTGTCGAGGCCCAGCTCAAGAGTGGCAGCGCCGGCGACCTCTGGGCATTTTTCGGAGCCAGTATGGAAGGTGAGCCCAGCCGCTTTCGGGAAATCAAAGATCACAAGGATCTCGGAGACTTCAAAGGCATCGCAAAAATCAAAGCTGCAGAAAAAGCACCCGGAGAGTGGAATCATTATGAGATCACGCTTTCGGGAGGTAAGATCAACGTTGTGGTCAACGGAGAAGCCGTCAACCAAGCAAGCGGACTGGATGTTCTATCCGGGCCCATCGGCCTGCAATCGGAAGGTGGTGAAATCCACTTCCGGAATTTCAAAGTCACCCCTCAATAA